The nucleotide sequence aagaaatacaagcaataaaaatatatgataatataagatatataatatataagtaTATTagtgtgaaaaagtattgtgtGCTTGGTGAGGTTCCTGTCAGCTCTGTGTTCAGTGGTCTGTGTCAgagtctcttcctcttcagcatCTGCAGTCGCTTCCTGCTGTAACAGCTCAGAGTCTctgcagtctgactgagggaggtttttgtacgaccaaaaatcactgtgtgaacacatgaGCACTGTTGATATAATGTTGACTCTGACAGtaataaactgctgcatcttcagtctgaactccactgatggtcaaaGTGTAGTCAGAGCTGCTACCACTGCCACTAAACCGAGCTGGTGTTCCTGATTCACGTGTGTTTATAGATCTTATTATGAGCTTTGGAGGCTGTCCAGATTTCTGTTGATACCAGTGCAGACATTTAATGCCATTACAATTCACATTAACAGGTTGGCTGGTTCTACAGGTGAGAGTGACAGTGGATCCTGGAGCAGATGTCATGGCAGATGTCATGGCTGAGTCACAGTCACCTGACCGCTGCATCCTGCACACATCGATGATCAATCAAGCACCCAGTCATGCACATTAAGATGAAAATGGCAGCTTAGATGAATGCAGAAGATATTTATGTCtcttttaaaactgaaaagggaactgactgactgtgaggGACATGAAAATCTAGGTTTCAGTTCTCCTTTGAGTGACGATGAGATACCATAAGTTCCTGTAAATTGTGGTTGTGCTTTGGGTGACTGCTAATGTTCAGGTGAGCAGTGGTGCGTATCAGAATCTCTTGCAAAAGGTCCCAGCTGCAGCTAAtttgagggaggtttttgtacgactcTACATCACTGTGTGCGGAGCCCTACATATGCTCCCATGCAGTAGTAATCTCCTGCATCGTCTGCTTGAACTCCACTGACTGTTAGAGTGAACACAGGTTCAGAACCGCTGCTGCTGAAATGACCTGGTGTACCAGACTGACGGCTGCTTATTTTGTAAAACAGCAGTTTGGGAGGCTGTCCGGGTTTCTGCAGGTACCAACTGAGATCGTCGTCCACTCCTGTACTGGCTGTGCAGCTCAGAGAGACCGTCTCTCCCACACCGACAGACTTTGTCGCAGGAGACTGAATCACAGTTGGATTCGCTGTTGATCCTGCGAAAAATGAGTGACATTTCCAATGTAAACATGCAACTATAACTCTGCATCAGTCATAGAAAGGCCAGTGCAATTATCCAAACGATCAGAGCAGGATCTCACCCTGAATGTGGGCTGCCAGCATCAGCAGGAAAACCAGTGACATCTTCaatatggatgtgtgtgtttgtgtgtgagaaaataataaaattgtgGTGTCCTCTGCACAAGAGATGGTGCCTTTAAAGACATCTGATGTGGGAGGATTCAAATTATAATGTCTTATTCCTGTGAGAGTTGACTGCGTTTCGTTAAGACAAATGCTGCTCTCTTGTGTCAGAACAGGAAAATGTCACGTCATGGATGGATAATGAGATGATGAGCCTCTGTGGGCACAGACTTGTACTTTCTCAAGGAAAGACTATttgtagttgtagttttttgtaattGTTCTGTAATTTTGTGGTTGATATGCCTAAATGTGCAGTCATTTTGCATCGCTGtatttttaaagtctttttGCATCCCCCTTGTTTCTCATCTCTCTGCAGTTGTTTAGGATCCCTTGGGGGTCATTTTGTCTAATTGTGGTCcgtttctgcttgtttttcatctctttgtggttgttttgaatCTCATTTCGTCTATTTGAAGTTGTTTGGCATCTCTTTGTGGCCATTTTGCAACATTTTGTAGCGATTTTGCATCtctgtcattgtttttgtatCTCTTTGAGGTTGTTTTATATgtcctttattgtcattttgcatctctttgaagttgttttgagtctctttgtggtaTTTTCTTTGTTCTCTTAATGGTTCTCTTAATGGTTATTTTTGTCACCCATTGTTTCGCATCTCTTTAAAGTGgttttctgtctctttatgGTCATTTTGGATCGTCAAATTCATTTAGCCACGTAATCATCTTGCATCTCTTTTaagtcattttgtgtctgtgtgtcttttgatggttgttttgtctctgtgtggaGTCACTTTCTTGGAAATCGTCTTTCTTtggttattttgtttctttttgttctgcttgtggttattttttttaactcttgCAGTCATATTgaatttttctttaatttgctTTGTGGTCTCTGACTATTTCCTGTCTCTGTGAAGTTGTTTGACATCTCTTAGTTTGTCAATCTTTTTATGTCTGTATCTGTGATTTTGCCTCTTACTTTTTAATCTCTTTGTAGCTGTTTTTCACCCCTCGCGCCCATTTAATAAACCAGACACAAGCCTATTGAGGTCCACCTTTAATAATAATTTACACACTGTATGGATTTTATTCAACACCAGAAGTCGTCGGTTTCATGATGAACacaacacattcattttaaagtctGCAATAATTCATATCACATGTAAAAATGGAATGTGTGTTCTGGTCGAAAAGCCACATAACTGTGTTTTCCAGCCTGTTAACAGTATTTGCCAGTACTCAGTGTTTGTGTCAACCTGTTGAGTACCATACGAGTAGATCTAAAAAGGCACatttaatacacatttttaaaatgctttccAGTGATTGTCTAAacttatagaaaaaaaataggtGTAAACCAATCACATGTGGTACTCCAAGCAGGTTCAAACAAACAATCATTCCCAAATACTGCTTGACTCAGGTCTGGCTCGAGTGTTTTCAGGCttatcaatacatttttttatggtTTGAGTCCATAAATGCAAAGTTCAGGGAACAGAGGATGAACTGGTTCACAATAACAAGTTGAAAACACAAATTTGTCTTCTGTTGTGTTAgttacaaatataaaaacaatgatATACATACTTTTTTCAAAGCCGTTAAAAAAATACAGGACATCACCAATACACAATATACAAAAAGTCTTCCTCCAGTTCAACACTTACAGACAGACAATTTCAAACAGTATTTTGTGCTGTACTCGCACAGCtaaagacaaacagaagaagaaaaacaaatgtgagttTTGGAGACAACACGCTCGAGAAttcaaggcatttttttttttatcagtgttaAGATGGGTTCTTACAGTTTAGCCTGCAGAGAGTTTGATAGCAGAAGTCTGactcattttaaaggtgcaatttgtaaaaATTTTGTTTACAAGAATCAAATTTCTTTAGAATCAACTAAAAAATAAGAGTGATGAAGGTAACGTGCTCACAGGCTGAACGCTCCTGTGCTAACGGTGCTAACACCAACCCAACCTGGTAGCTGTATAGCTAacagtcatggatgtataaacAGAATGCAGTCAGCAGCATTTAGGAGATACTCTCATGACGGGCTGGACTTTTTTGTTTGTGAGTATGAATTTAACAGGAGGCcaaatttttacatattgcacctttaatgataTAGTGTGTTTTGGTGCCTGGTAATACCCAAAACTGCCAGCAGGGGGCTGAAACTCTCAACTTTCAAAAACACGACACCGTactcttatttaaaaaaaagaaagggggacATTTTcagggacaaaaaacaaacttgagtCCCATTCCTTTTCCTGGAATGGTTTAATTTTCAGTGAGATACAGGGTCAAACAAGGACACTTGTATGGCTTTTTTCCCCTGAACAAAGATCATACTGTCCGATGCCGGGCCACAGTACAGCACAGTATTGGCACATTTTAGTTTTTCCGATGCCAGTTTCACAACTTTTGGACCCTGACACATGtgtaaccatagcaacaacGACCAGTCATCAGTCGCAAACGTCACTGTCTCTCCACACACCAAAGCTATAGAATCCTCTCCATCGTCAACTCTTAAGATGAACAAGGTTTCCTTATTTCTAATCACCTAAACTAAAAATTGAGCTGTGTCCGTCCACGCTTTAAGACCTGATGTTTTTTGTCCAACAGCAATTCACAGAGCAATTCAGCGCTGATACTAGCTCCGAGCAGGGGGTTCCCAACCTCTGGCTGATGGACCAGCACTGGGTCTTGGGTCGCTCAGTACAGGGGCCATGAAAACCCAGTAGGAACTAAGAGATGTGATGTAATTGCCATTTATGTACActtttgtgtgatttattttcctgGAGATGGTGACCCACATTCATATCTCAAGGGAGATGATTTTAGCTTTAACATAAAATATTCCAATAAAAAAGATGTTATGTATGTAAAAGTGTAAGAAcgataatgaaaacatttttttcatgcgCATTCACGCACGCCCACCTCCTGGGCCGGCAGAAAAATTATAGCTAATGTCTGGTCCATGTTGTCAAAGAGGTTGGGAACCCCTGGTCTAGAGCAATCAACCAATCACTGCAGAGACAGAAATTCAgttaatttattaaatattatttaatCAATGGCAACATTAGGAGTTCCCCTTTTATTCAGTCAAAGCTGCTGAACAGGTAACTCCCAGAGCTGAGataaaatcatttgttttttatggcCTTTGGTGTGCGAAGAGTCTTGAACCTTTGCAGCAGGGATCCCACATTCCTGATAATGCATTCTGTAGCAACCAgtatcaacatcaacaacacacacacatgctctggCTGCAAGAaatagagaaacacatcatggcTGTGTGCAGCTTTAGAACAAGGCACAAAGGAGATACATCTGGCATCAGTACAGAAACACTGGAAAAGAGTGGAGAGGCAGTTTGTGACTCTTCGAGAAGGTCGCTGATGGTCGTCATACGTAGACCAGTTAGATGATGATGGCTGGTCTGGCTGTCAATGGCATTAGCACTTATAGTCTTTAGAGACTGGGATTTAGCGGTTGCTCCTCATGGCGTCCTTGGCTGCCAGGATGAGCGGGGTGAGGCTGGACAGAGGCTTGGCCACCTTCAGGAATGGATGctacagacagacggagagagtgaaagaggagggaaaacatGAAATTTAATAAGTAGAGgaatttcatttcaaacaaaatTTCAGGATAAACTCCGATGACATAAACATACAACATGCAGTGCAAGAAAAGGTCACACACAACAAAGAATTAAAATATACCACGCTGGGCTAATGGGCAGTTTTGACTATTTTCTGACCCTTCTTGGACAATTACACAATTAACTGAGTGATGAAAGTCTACCTGGAGCAGTTCTCTGCCTGATCCTCGTTTCTCCACGTCCATCTCCAGACAGCGGGACAGGAAGGATCTGAAGACCGGGGACAGCTTCTCTGGACTCTGCAGCTCAGGAGTCCCATTGGTGGCGATTAAATACAATGCCTACGATGGTGAGACAAAAGCAGTGTATAATAACCCCGAAGCATTTTAATTACATCCTGCTTTCTTTCCGTATCGCCACGCAGAAAAAATATCACGCACATCAGAATCCACACACTCACCCTGAGAGGGTTCTCATTGAGATACGGAGGCTCTCCCTCCACCATTTCTATCGCCATGATCCCCAGAGACCAAATGTCCACTTTGGGTCCGTAGGCTTTCCTGGTCACCACCTCTGGAGCCATCCAGTACGGGGTCCCCACCATGGTGCTGCGTTTGCTCTGCTCTGGGGTGATCTGGGCGCAGAAGCCGAAGTcagctgcagagacagaaagaaaatgtctgtTAAGACCAATTTATTCGCAGCCACGTTCACGAGTTCATCTTTGCCTGTGCATTTTATCTTACTAAGTTTGACAGATCCGTCCATCCCCAGCAGAACGTTGTCACTCTTGATGTCTCTGTGGATGACCTGGTTGGCATGAAGAAACTCCAGAGCCTGGATGACCTGgatgcagagagggagaaaggagaggatcCATAAAAGAGTTTCATCGAATTTGTTCAGAATAATCAAAGGGTAAAATAACACTAGCATTGATCCTTCAAATACTGCTTGATGACAGCTAATTAATTGCTTTGACTATTGATCACTCTTCGATGGTCATTAACATAACAGCAACATCGCTAACCTAGAAGTAAAAGTGCGTATTTAATGCTAATATTTCAGAATTTAGTAGCTTTAGTtaattatacaaaatataaGATGTACACTGTGAGCTAGTATTCGACCTCTAGCAGCCCTCTGGAACAATTCAGACAGTCAAGCAAATTGGAGACCCGCTCACGTTCTAAGAAACACATTCCTGACATCGTTTCACACTAGTCTAATGACCTACAGATGGCAGTAAAGCACAAATTAACACATCAACGTTGCGTCAAAGGCagtgaagacaaagaagaatgCAAACTGATGAATGAACAGAAACAATGCAGGCTTCTAAATGTAATGTAGTCGATGCATTCGACGTGTGCGTTAGACCGCaaggaaacacacagtcgtTTTTCCTTAAGTAACTCAGAATGAGTGTATCCTTACTCATTTCCAAACCAAGTTCAGAAAGATTACAAAGTGATTTCACGTCTATAACttgaagcagaagaaaaaaatatgtccCACATAAGTGTTGGGCCTGTAAAGCTTGATTTCCTACTCTGGCACTCTTGAAAATTGATAGGCAAGTGGTTTATGTGTCATACTGCAGTACAAATAGGTTTCATTGTTCTATAAAATCACAAAGGAACTTTTGAGCCGTTCATTTGATACATGTGACGTGGATTGTGTGACACAGGTGCTTTGACGGGTTTTGTAAGTTCGGCTGCCAGCAAAAAATCCTACCTCCCTGCAGACGGCGGCGATCTGAGCCTCGTCCATGCACGTCTCCGTCACGACATCGGTTAGGGAGCCGCCAGCCAGGTACTCCATCACCACGAAAAGCTCGTCTCCTACGaggaaactgaaaataaacaggCACACAGTCAAATCACGGGTGGTGCTATGCGCGTAAACTGTGCGCTTGTCAGCGTGATGGCGGCGTTACCTATCTACGAAGTTGACAATGTTGGGGTTCTTCAGCTCCTTCATGACCAGGATCTCGTTGATGATCAGCTCTTTCTTTGGCTGCTTCTGCAAGTTGATCTGTTTGATGGCCAcctgcagaaaacacaacatcctATAAAAGAAGTTCCACCAATACACAAACTCTGTCTAGGTTATTGCTAGATTTACGTTGccaagaaaaacataaataaatcagttttgtaaaaaaaaaaattttttttcaacataatTTATGCCAGttaaaataatattacattCAAAGGAGGTAAAACTGTTTAAATCACAGGTACTTCTTCAGCCCTTCTACtgatatttatgatttttttctaacTTTCACATCACTTTGAGGGGACACTGGGATGACTGCTGATGTAACCTTACCTCCTGACCCGTGGAAACATCTATGGCTGTGTAAACTGTGCCTGAGGCCCTGAAGGTTAGAAACAAAAATGGTGGAGGTGAAATAAATAGATTTTCCATATTTGTTTTTCCAACTATTTAAACTACTGGAACAGCAACAGGCTAAACAGACTCCTGTTACCCTGAATTCTGACTCACCCCTGGCCGATCTTCTCATAGCGAGTGTATTTCTTCTTGGGATCTCCAATACTGACAATGGTTCctaagagacacacacacaaaaaatgtgttaagtCAGCTCAAATGGAGCCTAAAATAGCTGCGGTTCTGCCTGCGATGTGTAATTTCCGATGTTTAGACATACTGAGTTTGTCCATGATCTCCTCATCGGTCATCTTGCcaggcttcttcttctgtctgtcgGCTGCCTTGGAGGCGGCGTCTCCCTCTGGAGCTGGGATCGGATCTATCACCGACCTCGTGTACACCTGACACAGAACAGGGAAAGGAAAAATGAAGCAATACTGACTTTGGGGGATCGTGCACTTATTGCTTTTGGCAGCTTGTGATTTCTGGTCATTTATTCTCTCACTTTGCTctaaaaaaagactaaaattAACTCTAGTAGAGGTTGAAAATGACGACTAATGCCTTTAATTAAATGGTAAAGTAGGTGTCAGCAGGTACAACTGATTCTATtctatgtttttaattttgtaaATGTTGCCCAACATATATAAATCCTGCATTTTCAAGTCTTCAAAAACACGACCGTGTGACGTTGACTCACTGATTTCGTGTGTTCTGGCCGCGGTGCCACAATTGGGGGCGGTGTATCgtcatcgtcgtcgtcgtctCCACCCTTCCCACCCGATGGCGAGGTCGCTGTACCCTGCTTGCCTGACTGCAACAGCAAACACACGCAGATTAAACAGAATCCCGGTCAGAAATCGACAAATGTGTCCAATGTTGCGCCATTAAAGCAGAAGTGATGAATGGAAGTACTCACCGACTGTGAGTCTTTATCTGCAAGAGATAAAGTATAAGGACAGGGGAGTGAGTGTTTGCGGttgcaacatttcatttttcattatctgttgagcaaaagaaaaaaaaacggacCTGACGCGGAAAGACTGAGGTATTTCTGTTTCCCACTGGTGGAGTCGTAGAACTTGAGGATGTCGAGGACGGCCTGAGGattctgtttctgctctgatTTGCTGATGTTGGAGGTTTGAAGGAGACGGGCCCACTGCTCCGGCATGCCctggaacaaacaaacacacacatacgcggTGAAAAACTTACACATGAATCAAAAAGAAGACACTGTGAATACAGGTCATGCACCAAAATGGCAGAAGTGAAGCTCCTGTAGCCAAGTCTTAAGCGTAAGCTGCACTGGTTGGGTTTATTTTCTTgatcagagatcctttattgatgtgtttggggcaagaGGGTTTACTCTGGAGAGATTTAAGGACCCAGACTTTGCAACAATCTGAATTCTATCTTGTAGCtctgtgttttattataaactctttgttgtctttttaaagaagaattAGAAAAATTAAATGACAGTAGTGAGGGCATAAAACCAATCACCTGTTGACCTGATACAAATCCAGATCCAACTGTCTAACAATGACAAAGCCATCAGTGCTCAGGGATTTAGGGATACGTGACATCCCTTTTAAGATACGTTTGCCTAttggacataaaaaaaattaaataagaaGTTGAAGCTGCATGTGTGAATGTCTTCTGAATCTCTTGCGTATGCTCATGTTGCCCTCACTGGATTCATCAACACAACTGTAATAATCTCTTGGCACAACAAGAGCTGCAACTCCCAGTCCAAACAAATATTCTGGTTGTCAGTTACTCAAAGGTTATCTGAAGTCTGTTGCAACAGCTTTGCCTAAGTTCGAACTTAAGTTAAAGCACAAGTGCTTCTTAAGTTGAGagaagaaggaaggaggaatGATTCAGGCAAAACACGTTAGACTTGATGATCAAAGAGAGTCAGCCATTGATCATCTACCATCAACTGATATCACGCCAAACTGTATTATTGGTACTTACTCTCAAACACAGATGTTTCTCCATGTACTGTATGCTataaatattaattaaacaaaGTCATGATTTAACTTATGATGATTGACAGTTTAGTTTGACACATTATTTTGTCCAGTGATCCGGTTCTTTCTTGGATCTCTATCACAGCTTGTGATGCTACACTGACTTTCTGTCTACACAGTTTGTTCTTTTGATTGGACCAAGCTGTAGATGTTTCCATTTTACACGTTATGtcaggtttaaaaataaaagaatcatTTGGAGGCCCCTTTGTGAAATACACGTTGCTTGCTTGCTTTAGTTAGATGAGTATTACAATATGATTTTCATTTCTGTATGCTAAATGAGTGAAACTTTGGaaagagccaggctagctgtttccctttgtttccagtctctatgctaagctaagctaagtgaATGGTGGCTCGTACATTGATGGCCGTCCAAGTATATTTGGCGACCCGCTTTAGCACTTTGTACGACGCCATCCACGTGTTTTCTCATGGTGCAAAACAATTTGGTGAATCACTAGCTTGAGATGATTCTTTATATGTCTGTAGTCTGTAGCACATTGCATAGTTTTAAGATCAGATACTCACAGTGAACTCTCCAGTGACAGCATCAAAGCCCACATGGATGGTGTGTTCAAAGTCAGACGGGGAGGAGATCTCAGGCCTGTCCTTGTCCCGGTCCTTCTTCCTGCCTCCTGCAGGTAAAGGTCAGCGGGTCAATGTGCTGATCAACCACTGCGATGCACTTCTTTTGTGTCAAACTGtgtctctctcacctttctctGAGGCAAACATTGAGATGATTTTGTTTCTGGACTTCCTCTCCTCAGGTACAGACGGCAGTGGCCgagagctgtgattggctgactgtGAGTCCTTGGGTCCTCCTCCTTGGCTGCTCATCCTGACAGGGGGGGCGGGGGGCTTGTCCTCACACACTCCGCTGtcacacatctacacacacgTACACCTGCACAGACGAGAAGGGATGACAATGCACACAAGAGACACAGTAAGTCCGCTGCATGCTCGTTcccttcttcctgttttttttttacaacgcTAGCATAAGCTTTAAGACAAAAATGCTCCCGAGAAAAGGGTTCAAATCAAGCCTACCTtgtgaaaagacagaaacaacTGAACAACAAGTCAAGAAATAACTCACGATGAAGTAACTAGTCCGCCCATGCCGCAATCTGTGGATCGGCACTGAGTTTTGGAGCGAGGGGGAACAGAGAGTGTGAACAGGAAGCAACGCTGAGCAGGCAAAGTGACGTGTTGGGTCTCGTTCAGTGCTACCAATTAatgaggaaggaaaggaggcacagagaaaagagagagagagagagagagagagagagagagagagacagacagagagagagagagagagagagagagagagagagagagagagagagagagagagagagagacaaagagcgCGAGAGAGACTGAGAACGGTATTGTCATTTTGGTTAAAGGGAGAGGAGTAGTAGTGAAGTAATAGACGCTGAAACCTCCGAAACATGGCGGAGACAACAGTCGAGTACTGTACTCAGTAAGTGCAGGAGAAGCTTATAAAACACAGTGATTGTTTCACATTAAACAatggtttctttcctctcctccaagCGTCTGAACAGCAGCGTCTACCGTCCCCCTTGTCATTCTTCAGACGTCTTTGGGGTTGTTGGACATTTTAAAGAGGGAACTTTAACTCTCTAGACTAAAATAACAGTTCAAGGCCGTACACAATATTTGAGAAAAAGCACAGATCTGACAGAACTTTCTTTCTCCACAGGCGACAAAGAAGCATCCTGTGTTAGTTACTGTTATTCGTTAAATGCAACAACTCTCAAAATCACACGAGTGATTCGGGGAGTCTGGGGAGATCGGAGTTATGAGTTCAGTGC is from Sparus aurata chromosome 16, fSpaAur1.1, whole genome shotgun sequence and encodes:
- the LOC115566257 gene encoding serine/threonine-protein kinase PAK 2-like, translating into MCDSGVCEDKPPAPPVRMSSQGGGPKDSQSANHSSRPLPSVPEERKSRNKIISMFASEKGGRKKDRDKDRPEISSPSDFEHTIHVGFDAVTGEFTGMPEQWARLLQTSNISKSEQKQNPQAVLDILKFYDSTSGKQKYLSLSASDKDSQSSGKQGTATSPSGGKGGDDDDDDDTPPPIVAPRPEHTKSVYTRSVIDPIPAPEGDAASKAADRQKKKPGKMTDEEIMDKLRTIVSIGDPKKKYTRYEKIGQGASGTVYTAIDVSTGQEVAIKQINLQKQPKKELIINEILVMKELKNPNIVNFVDSFLVGDELFVVMEYLAGGSLTDVVTETCMDEAQIAAVCREVIQALEFLHANQVIHRDIKSDNVLLGMDGSVKLTDFGFCAQITPEQSKRSTMVGTPYWMAPEVVTRKAYGPKVDIWSLGIMAIEMVEGEPPYLNENPLRALYLIATNGTPELQSPEKLSPVFRSFLSRCLEMDVEKRGSGRELLQHPFLKVAKPLSSLTPLILAAKDAMRSNR